A part of Heliangelus exortis chromosome 3, bHelExo1.hap1, whole genome shotgun sequence genomic DNA contains:
- the KRTCAP3 gene encoding keratinocyte-associated protein 3 has protein sequence MALGRGGPAGLGDPRRLMRSGLWLIVLGHGSLALGAIVHGSVLRHVAGAARAGTPEYAVANVVSVAAGLLSIAVGIVAILVSHNLSRAALHWALLNMSLLSCLLSAACSVGLALAIALTVHSRGTRLLWGCHSPALPADVREAIATNDCPFNTTRIYDTALVLWLPSMVLVAAEAVLSGRCFLVALIFRGIGPCAHNYSKEQLAGPSAVKERPPREMQQLLGGVAETHA, from the exons ATGGCCTTGGGTCGGGGGGGTCCGGCGGGGCTGGGGGACCCGCGGCGGTTGATGCGCTCGGGGCTGTGGCTGATCGTGCTGGGACACGGCAGCCTGGCCCTGGGCGCTATCGTCCACGGCTCCGTCCTACGGCACGTGGCCGGTGCCGCCCGCGCCGGCACCCCCGAATACGCGGTGGCCAATGTGGTGTCGGTGGCCGCGGGGCTGCTG AGCATCGCCGTGGGCATCGTGGCCATCCTGGTCTCACACAACCTGTCCCGGGCCGCGCTG cactgggCCCTGCTGAATATGTCCCTGCTGAGCTGCCTCCTGTCCGCAGCCTGCAGCGTGGGCCTGGCCCTGGCCATTGCCCTCACTGTGCACAGCCGGGGCACCCGcctgctctggggctgccaCAGCCCCGCGCTGCCTGCGGATGTCCGGGAAGCCATAGCCACCAACGATTGTCCCTTCAACACCACACGGATTTAC GACACTGCCCTGGTGCTCTGGCTCCCCTCCAtggtgctggtggctgcagaAGCTGTGCTCTCTGGCAGATGCTTTTTGGTAGCCCTCATCTTCCGGGGCATTGGGCCCTGTGCACACAACTACAGCAAAGAGCAG CTGGCTGGTCCAAGTGCAGTGAAGGAGAGGCCACCACGTGAgatgcagcagctccttgggGGGGTGGCTGAGACTCATGCCTAG